The Pirellulales bacterium genome has a window encoding:
- a CDS encoding RimK/LysX family protein: MLPELFPGLPIIGWREWLALPDLGIRAVKAKVDTGARSSALHAFDIELFERDGRPMVRFRVHPWQGDQTETVAAEAPLAGERLVRNSGGIETVRPAIVTDLELAGRRWPIELTLTARDAMGFRMLLGREAVRQRFLVHPGRSYLTGKRPAGVPRPPRRRGGTP; the protein is encoded by the coding sequence ATGCTGCCCGAACTTTTCCCCGGTTTGCCGATCATCGGTTGGCGCGAATGGCTGGCCTTGCCCGACCTGGGCATCCGCGCCGTGAAAGCCAAGGTCGACACGGGCGCCCGTTCGTCGGCGCTGCACGCCTTCGATATCGAGTTGTTCGAGCGAGACGGTCGGCCGATGGTGCGGTTCCGCGTCCACCCCTGGCAAGGCGATCAGACGGAAACCGTGGCCGCCGAAGCGCCGCTGGCCGGCGAGCGATTGGTCCGCAATTCCGGCGGCATCGAGACGGTGCGGCCGGCGATCGTGACCGATCTCGAGTTGGCCGGCCGGCGTTGGCCGATCGAACTGACCCTGACCGCCCGCGACGCGATGGGCTTTCGCATGCTGCTGGGCCGCGAGGCGGTGCGGCAGCGGTTTTTGGTCCATCCGGGCCGCTCCTATCTGACGGGCAAGCGACCGGCCGGGGTGCCGCGGCCGCCGCGCCGCCGCGGGGGGACGCCGTGA